In Tribolium castaneum strain GA2 chromosome 4, icTriCast1.1, whole genome shotgun sequence, one DNA window encodes the following:
- the LOC107399254 gene encoding LOW QUALITY PROTEIN: gustatory receptor for bitter taste 66a (The sequence of the model RefSeq protein was modified relative to this genomic sequence to represent the inferred CDS: deleted 1 base in 1 codon), protein MSAAHDIYSVVKPLLIFSKVFGLYPNTVENFETQQLTSPWSNGLDIVWSATIMIFLTFYSIYTMRMGEKPATSTELIVEIGDIIYMSVSLIDAFLLSLFSITKRTKMVQFLQKFANFEKKMQQLDLPLDLANEYTRAKVCVLFAIATAISLIISYVIIDIILFLGNVTFEDIGAEIVAYVYPLVTMMTMVMQFCTLCLLTRQKFRWINLKLDQIRKQWQGKNKTTYYSNKINSFHLSKKKHFFHLGRNFCCRETTKAITLEKLIYFLEQFRRRHYELCSLTENLNRIFNVQILFTCLNLFITITFTVYFYFISNSDAKIRSPVLYSTYYALNGFINVSALFGLVWAASQTKNEAKHTSRILHKIYDRNEEVENSIMHFSFQLLQSNVEFSGCHVFVLDETLLFSVVGAITTYLVIVIQFQYQN, encoded by the exons ATGTCCGCGGCTCACGATATTTACAGCGTGGTTAAACCCTtgctgattttttcaaaagtctTTGGACTGTATCCAAACAcggttgaaaattttgaaacccAACAATTAACAAGCCCTTGGAGCAATGGTCTCGACATTGTTTGGTCGGCCactattatgatttttttgacgttCTATTCCATTTACACCATGAGAATGGGGGAAAAACCCGCAACTAGTACCGAGTTAATTGTTGAAATTGGCGATATTATCTACATGAGTGTTTCCCTAATCGACGCCTTCTTATTATCACTCTTTAGCATAACAAAACGCACTAAG ATggtacaatttttgcaaaagtttgccaactttgagaaaaaaatgcaacaactGGACTTGCCTCTCGACCTGGCCAATGAGTACACGAGAGCCAAAGTCTGTGTACTTTTCGCTATAGCGACAGCCATAAGTCTGATCATTTCTTACGTTATCATTGACATAATCCTGTTTTTGGGGAATGTGACTTTCGAAGACATTGGGGCTGAAATTGTGGCTTACGTTTATCCTTTGGTCACAATGATGACCATGGTTATGCAGTTTTGTACATTGTGTTTGCTCACTCGACAAAAATTCAGGTGGATTAATTTGAAACTTGACCAAATTCGGAAGCAATGGCAGgggaaaaataaaaccacTTATTACtccaacaaaattaa ttcgtttcacctaagtaaaaaaaaacattttttccatttGGGTCGTAATTTTTGTTGCAGAGAAACTACCAAAGCAATAACTTTGGaaaaactgatttattttttagaacaGTTCAGACGCAGGCATTACGAGCTGTGTTCGCTTACTGAAAACTTAAACAGGATTTTCAACGTACAAATCCTCTTCACCTGTCTTAACTTATTCATTACTATAACTTTCACGGTTTATTTCTATTTCATAAGCAACTCGGACGCTAAAATCCGTAGCCCGGTCCTGTACTCGACTTACTACGCCTTGAACGGCTTTATAAACGTTTCCGCTTTATTTGGATTAGTTTGGGCGGCGTcccaaacaaaaaatgaa GCCAAACACACAAGTCGTATTCTGCATAAAATCTACGACAGGAACGAAGAAGTGGAAAACTCG ATAATGCATTTCTCGTTCCAACTTTTGCAAAGCAATGTCGAATTTTCAGGCTGTCATGTGTTTGTTTTGGATGAAACGTTATTGTTTTCG GTAGTTGGCGCCATTACGACATATTTGGTCATCGTAATTCAGTTCCagtatcaaaattaa